The window GTTAAACAACACCTGGCCATGACCGGCGAAATTACTTTACGTGGAAAAGTCCTTCCTGTGGGGGGTATTAAAGAAAAAATCCTGGCTGCAAAAAGAGCAAACATCAAAGAAATTATCCTTTGCAAAAGCAATCGCAAAGATATTTTAGAGATTAAGGAAAGCTATATCAAGGACCTAAAATTCCACTACGTAAGCGAAATGAGCGAAGTGATTGATTTGGCCTTAACAAAAAACAAGGTGAAAAAACCTTTGGATTTAAGTGTTAAAGTTGCACCGATTGTAAACTAATTTATAATCTTTTGACAGAGAACGATTAAAAATCCAATTACAATAAATACTTTTATAGTCCCGATAATCATCGGGACTTTTTTATGAAATCACTTTTAGCTGCTTTAGTTTTTTGTTTGGTTGTATCAACCGGTTTTGCACAATCATTTAAGAATGAATTTGGTTTTAAAACCGAAAATGATGCCTATCTGGCTACTTTAAACGACCGTTATTACACCAATGGGCTATTTATTTATTTCCGCAGGGCTTTAAACACCGAAAAGCTATCGGATAAAATAGAGAAAAAAACCTACGAAATTTCTGCCGGGCAAAAAATGTATACACCTTACTGGGGGCAGGTACCAAACAAAGAGGATCAGGACCGTCCATTTGCCGGTTATTTATACGCAGGTGCGGCCTATTCGGTATTTTATAAAAACGAAAGTGTTTTAAAAACCAGTGTAGAGCTGGGTACAGTAGGCCCTAATTCGCTAGCACAAACGGCTCAACGTTTTTTACATAAAACGGTTGGTTTTTACACTCCGGCTGGTTGGGATTACCAGATTAAAAATGAAGTAGCTGTAAATTTAGCAGCAAATTACAGCAAGCTAATTTTCAGACCCGAAGATCCGATTGCCGATATCAGCGCTCAGGGTTATGCCAATTTAGGTACAACTTTTTCTGGCCTGGGTGCTTCGGTATTATTCAGGGCTGGTAAATTAAATCAGTTATTTAATAGCGCCTACCATAACGCTGTAATTGGAAATTCTAAAACCAAAAGCTTAAACAACTCAGAGTTTTTCTTTTACGTTAAACCGCAACTCAATTTTGTGGCTTACGATGCTACCATTCAAGGAAGTATGTTTAAAGACAATAGTCCATTAACTTTTGGTGTTAAACCCATTGTTTTTGAACAACAGTTTGGGGTAAACTACAGTTCAAGAAGGTTTACTGCCGATTTCAATATCATTTTTAAAACCAAAGAAGTTAAAAGTGTAGCAAAAGCGCAAAATTACGGAGGTTTAAGCTTGTACTATAGGTTTGGGAAGAGCTAATTTATTGCTGAATTGCCAGATTGTTTTATTGTTGCCGGC is drawn from Pedobacter sp. HDW13 and contains these coding sequences:
- a CDS encoding lipid A deacylase LpxR family protein; this translates as MKSLLAALVFCLVVSTGFAQSFKNEFGFKTENDAYLATLNDRYYTNGLFIYFRRALNTEKLSDKIEKKTYEISAGQKMYTPYWGQVPNKEDQDRPFAGYLYAGAAYSVFYKNESVLKTSVELGTVGPNSLAQTAQRFLHKTVGFYTPAGWDYQIKNEVAVNLAANYSKLIFRPEDPIADISAQGYANLGTTFSGLGASVLFRAGKLNQLFNSAYHNAVIGNSKTKSLNNSEFFFYVKPQLNFVAYDATIQGSMFKDNSPLTFGVKPIVFEQQFGVNYSSRRFTADFNIIFKTKEVKSVAKAQNYGGLSLYYRFGKS